DNA sequence from the Sinorhizobium sp. RAC02 genome:
GCGAAAGCCTTGGCGCGTCGATGATCGCCGACGACGACCGGCTTTCGATATCGGTGACAGTGGATGACAGCGCGGTGGAAGCCGACATTTCCATCAGCCTTGGGCTGATCGTGACCGAATTGGTGATCAACGCGCTCAAGCACGCCTTCCCGGGGCAGCAAACCGGCACGATCCTTGTCGACTATTGCTCAACGGGCGGCGACTGGACGCTTTCTGTCACTGACGACGGCATCGGCATGCCGACCGGTAGCGTTGCCCCCAAGTCCGGCCTTGGGACCGGCATCGTCGAAGCGCTTGCCAGGAACCTAAACGGCGAAATCCAGGTGAGCGATGCGAACCCCGGGACCGCCATAACCATCAGGCATCGGGGAGACGCCGATCGCCAAACCAGACTTCCGGCCGCCGCCTAGAGCTATTCCAGCAAAAGTGCGCAGCGGTTTCGCGCCCGGAATTGCAAAAAACAAAGAGAGGGAGCGTTTTCGCGATTCGAAGAAAAGCGGAAACGATCCAGGAACTTATCCCCCGCTGGAACGCTCTATCAGGGAGCGGACAGGGTCCGCTTCAAACGATGCCCTGATGAGGGTCAGATGTTCAACGGCAAGGCGGTCATCCTCGTGGTCGAAGACAGTGCTCTCATTCGGATGAGCGCCATCGATCTGGTGCGATCTGCGGGTTACGAGGCCCTTGAGGCGAGCGACGCCGACGAGGCCATTCGCATCCTGGAAGCGAGAGCGGACATCGACCTGGTGTTCACGGATGTACAGATGCCGGGAACGATGGACGGCATCAAACTGGCCCACTACATCCGTGATCGATGGCCGCCGGTGAAATTGATCGTCGCGTCCGGCAATGCAATCATCGAAGAGAGCAACCTGCCGACGGGGAGCCGGTTCTTCGCGAAACCCTATGAAGATCATGCGATCGCAGACGCGATGGCCCGTATGCTGTTGAGCCCATAGGGGTCCCCGCGCGTGCCGGAGGCATGTCCGCACAGCAAAGCCGGCACCCTCGACTGAGAAATTTGCCGGCTCCGTCATTCTTTCGCTGGACAGCGGGCGATCCGAAGATCGCCCGTTCAAGGGATTGCGGATTGGTTACTTGGCCAGATGCCAAACGCCCCCGACGCCGTCGCCGTTGGTTTCACCGGCCTTCTTGTCCTCGACATAGGTGTAGAGCGGCTTGCCTTCATAGGCCCACATCTCCATGCCGTCCGCCGCCTTGACCAAAGACCATTCTCCTTCAGCCTTGGCGCTCGCGGCGGCGTGGAATGCCGGCCATTTCTTCAGGCAGTCCGCATCGCAGTTTGACTTGTCTTTGGCATCCTTGTCGAAAGTGTAGAGGATCATCCCCTTCTCGTCGGCCAAAGCCTTGCCCATCTTGGTGTCGACCATCTTGGCAGGCTCGGCTGCGAACGCCGACCCGCACAGAGCAGACACCAGGCCGATCGCAATCAACATCGTTCTCATGACATTCTCCAATTCGGGAGTGCCGGCGGAATGCCAGTAGCGCCCGATCTAACGAGGAGAAACCCATCAGGGCTGGAAGAGGTTCCCTTCGGCGTCATCCAATCGGAACGGTC
Encoded proteins:
- a CDS encoding response regulator; translated protein: MFNGKAVILVVEDSALIRMSAIDLVRSAGYEALEASDADEAIRILEARADIDLVFTDVQMPGTMDGIKLAHYIRDRWPPVKLIVASGNAIIEESNLPTGSRFFAKPYEDHAIADAMARMLLSP